In Synechococcus sp. CB0101, a genomic segment contains:
- a CDS encoding type IV pilin protein produces MTTSMLRPQLQATLLRKTNANTSRKKNLLQKGFTLVELMIVIVIVGILSAVALPNFLSQSAKAKITEPLGKASAALKQAQSIWVETGTFTGVTCPDVGITGANGLENDWTYTCDGNGDTFTVDVVGSGANANLGLSDCSINGPTGVITACTKDVDAAS; encoded by the coding sequence ATGACCACCTCCATGCTCCGCCCTCAGCTGCAAGCAACTCTGCTGCGCAAAACAAACGCGAACACCTCCCGTAAAAAAAATCTTCTCCAGAAGGGCTTCACGCTAGTGGAGTTGATGATTGTGATTGTGATTGTTGGAATCTTAAGCGCCGTTGCGCTACCAAATTTCCTCAGCCAAAGCGCAAAAGCAAAAATCACTGAGCCCCTCGGCAAAGCCTCTGCAGCACTGAAGCAAGCTCAAAGCATCTGGGTCGAGACAGGAACCTTTACCGGCGTCACATGCCCCGACGTAGGAATCACAGGCGCTAACGGACTCGAAAACGATTGGACCTACACCTGCGACGGCAACGGCGACACCTTCACGGTTGATGTAGTTGGCTCTGGAGCCAATGCGAATCTTGGCCTCAGCGACTGCTCAATCAACGGCCCTACTGGGGTCATTACAGCATGCACAAAGGACGTTGACGCCGCTAGCTAA